One Lycium barbarum isolate Lr01 chromosome 5, ASM1917538v2, whole genome shotgun sequence genomic window carries:
- the LOC132642002 gene encoding xylan glycosyltransferase MUCI21, with translation MMKINVAKKKASNPTMALMGLTLFVLMIIVLGQNQYFFLASLQSFITSTPHTISHHSDHGGTSKQKSLRAQDQPLEPFSSAPKSIIRCDRSHYFYDICSINGPTIFDPFESTFYDMDSINKNETNIIVEKIKPYPRKWENFTMGQIKEFTLTTGPLSPPCLIHHKAQALVFSLGGYTGNFFHDINDGFIPLFITVNSLFPNQDFILVISKLEDWWVQKYKDLLQSFSNYPIINIDKENVTHCFPSATLGLMSHGFMNIDPKLTPSSKNLIDFHKFLATTYGTGQSQLQPQSRPRLVLASRGGSVGRLILNQDELRVVAEQIGFEVILLKPRKNTSLHESFGLIHSSHAMIGVHGAALTHALFLRPSSIFIQIIPIGAEGVSDLCFGRLARGMKLVYEEYKIGVEESSLMEKFGKEKSLVLKNPKALQKNGWSKEIMDIYLREQNIKLDLNRFRIYLEKAFKKAQVYMAIKG, from the exons ATGATGAAGATTAATGTGGCGAAGAAAAAAGCTTCAAATCCAACAATGGCGTTGATGGGACTCACACTCTTCGTCTTGATGATTATAGTGTTGGGGCAAAATCAATATTTCTTCCTCGCAAGTCTTCAATCTTTTATTACCTCAACCCCTCATACAATCAGTCATCATAGTGACCATGGAG GCACTTCAAAACAAAAATCTTTGAGAGCACAGGATCAACCCCTTGAACCATTTTCTAGTGCACCCAAGTCAATAATCAGATGCGACAGGTCTCATTATTTCTATGATATTTGCTCAATCAACGGGCCAACAATTTTTGACCCATTTGAGTCAACATTCTATGACATGGATTCAATCAACAAAAATGAGACAAACATCATAGTTGAAAAGATCAAGCCCTACCCAAGAAAATGGGAGAATTTTACAATGGGCCAAATCAAAGAATTCACTCTTACTACAGGCCCATTAAGCCCACCATGCTTGATCCACCACAAAGCCCAAGCACTAGTGTTTAGTTTGGGTGGGTACACAGGAAATTTTTTCCATGATATCAATGATGGATTCATTCCCCTCTTCATCACTGTTAATTCTTTGTTTCCTAATCAAGATTTCATCTTGGTAATCTCCAAATTGGAAGATTGGTGGGTCCAAAAGTACAAGGATTTATTACAAAGCTTTAGCAACTACCCAATCATAAATATTGACAAGGAAAATGTCACACATTGTTTTCCTAGTGCAACCCTTGGCCTGATGTCACACGGTTTCATGAACATAGACCCAAAATTAACACCTAGCTCAAAAAACCTAATAGATTTTCATAAATTTCTAGCTACCACATATGGCACCGGTCAGTCTCAGCTTCAGCCTCAGTCTCGGCCTCGACTCGTCCTGGCAAGTCGCGGTGGCAGTGTCGGACGTCTGATCTTGAACCAGGACGAATTAAGAGTGGTCGCAGAACAAATTGGTTTTGAGGTGATTTTATTAAAGCCAAGAAAAAACACATCATTGCATGAATCATTTGGATTGATACACTCAAGCCATGCAATGATTGGAGTGCATGGAGCAGCACTAACACATGCATTATTCCTACGTCCTAGTTCAATATTTATACAAATTATTCCAATTGGAGCTGAAGGAGTATCAGATCTTTGTTTTGGGAGATTAGCAAGGGGCATGAAGTTGGTTTATGAGGAATACAAAATTGGAGTCGAAGAAAGCAGCTTAATGGAGAAATTTGGAAAAGAAAAGAGTTTAGTGCTAAAAAATCCAAAGGCTCTTCAAAAAAATGGTTGGTCTAAGGAAATTATGGATATTTACCTTAGAGAACAAAATATAAAGTTGGACTTAAATCGCTTCAGAATATATTTGGAGAAAGCATTTAAAAAAGCACAAGTATATATGGCTATCAAGGGTTAG